TGGACGGAAGCCCCGTTGGACGACCCCCTGGCCTGGGCCCTGGACGATCCCCGCTGCATCGAGTCCTCGGACAGCCGGGACATGCTCTGGCTGCGCATCCTCGATGTCCCCAAGGCGCTGGCCGGGCGGCACTACCCAACAGAAGGCCGCCTGGCGCTGAAAGTCCTGGACCCGCTCGGCCTCACGGCCGGTACCTACGCTCTTTACGCCGATGGCGGCCAGGCCGCCGTCGAGCGCATGCCGGAGACCGCGGAGGCGGACCTGACCCTGGACGTCTCCGCCCTGTCCTCCATCTACGTCGGCGGGGTCAGTCCGGTCACACTGGCAGCAGCGGGCAAAGTCCGGGAGCATACGGCAGGCTCCGCGCTGAAGGCCGGGCAGATGTTCGCCGTCGAGCGGGCTACGCATTGCCTTACCCACTTCTAAGGTCACTGCCGGCACGAGGTCGTGTCCGGGCGAACGCGCCACGGGAGTGCCCTGCCTCGGCGCTTTTGACCCGTGTTGCGGGCAGCGACTAGAATAAACGGGCGTGTACTACGTGCACGTATTTGCAGTTCAATATTCTCAGCAATCCACAAAATCAGGATGACCCGGAGGATCCGTCGGATTCACCGCAAATCGCGCCTGCGTTCCATAACGCGGGCGCGGTGGTTTGCCTGACCGACTAACTATCCACAACGGAGCCCCTACTACATGACCATCACCTCCACCGAGAAGCCCGGTACCCCCGTAGTCGCCATTAACGACATCGGTACCGCTGAGGACTTCCTCGCAGCAGTCGACGCGACCATCAAGTACTTCAACGACGGAGACCTCGTCGAAGGTACCGTCGTCAAGGTCGACCGCGATGAAGTCCTGCTCGACATCGGTTACAAGACCGAAGGTGTCATCCCCTCCCGCGAGCTGTCCATCAAGCACGACGTTGATCCCGGAGACGTTGTCTCCGTTGGCGATCAGGTCGAAGCCCTGGTGCTCACCAAGGAAGACAAAGAAGGCCGCCTGATCCTCTCCAAGAAGCGCGCTCAGTACGAGCGTGCCTGGGGCGACATCGAGAAGGTCAAGGAAGAAGACGGTGTTGTCACCGGTACCGTCATCGAGGTCGTCAAGGGTGGTCTTATCCTCGACATCGGCCTGCGCGGCTTCCTGCCCGCATCCCTCGTCGAGATGCGCCGTGTGCGCGACCTGGCTCCGTACATCGGCCAGCAGATCGAAGCCAAGATCATCGAGCTGGACAAGAACCGCAACAACGTTGTGCTGTCCCGCCGTGCATGGCTCGAGCAGACCCAGTCCGAGGTCCGCTCCACGTTCCTCAACAAGCTGGAAAAGGGCCAGGTCCGTCCCGGCGTCGTTTCCTCCATCGTCAACTTCGGTGCCTTCGTGGACCTGGGCGGCGTAGACGGCCTGGTTCACGTTTCCGAGCTGTCCTGGAAGCACATCGACCACCCGTCCGAGGTTGTCGAGGTTGGCCAGGAAGTCACCGTCGAGGTTCTCGAGGTGGACCTGGACCGCGAGCGCGTTTCCCTGTCGCTCAAGGCTACGCAGGAAGACCCGTGGCAGACCTTCGCCCGCACCCACGCCCTCGGCCAGGTTGTTCCGGGTAAGGTCACCAAGCTGGTTCCGTTCGGTGCGTTCGTCCGCGTCGAAGACGGCATCGAAGGCCTGGTCCACATCTCCGAGCTGGCCGTGCGCCACGTGGAGCTGGCCGAGCAGGTTGTTTCCGTTGGGGACGAGCTGTTCGTCAAGGTCATCGACATCGACCTGGAACGCCGCCGCATCTCGCTGTCCCTCAAGCAGGCCAACGAGGGCGTTGACGCCGACAGCACCGAATTCGATCCGGCTCTGTACGGCATGGCCGCAGAGTACGACGAAGAGGGCAACTACAAGTACCCGGAGGGCTTCGATCCCGAGTCCAACGAGTGGCTTGAAGGCTACGAGACCCAGCGCGCCGCCTGGGAGCAGCAGTACGCTGACGCCCAGACCCGCTGGGAAGCACACAAGAAGCAGGTTGCCCAGCACGCTGCCGATGACGCTGCAGCTGCAACGTCCGGTGAGAGCGACTCCGGCACCACCAGCTACTCCTCGGAGCCGGCTGCTGAGTCCAACGCCGGTGCAGGCACGCTTGCATCCGACGAGGCTCTCGCCGCCCTGCGCGAGAAGCTGACCGGCAACTAATTGCCACTGGCCCGGACTTTTCCGGGCTGACACAACGGGCCCCCGCAAACGCGGGGGCCCGTTGGCGTTAAAAGCAGCGACTGTCTGGCACTTAACGCTGCCATACCCGATTTTCGGTGCGTTTGCTGCTAGTCAGTTGGGAGTGCGACGACGGCGCGCACCGTTCCGTCGTCGTCGGGCGTAAGGATGGCCCCGGCGCCGGCGAGGATTCGCTGGGCGGCGGGGTTTCCGGCCAGGGTGCGGGCGGTCACCGCAGCGATTCCGGCGGTGCGGGCCTCCGCCAGGAGCAGGCGAAGCGCCGCGCTTCCGATGCCGCAGCCCCGAAAGCTCCTGCCGAGCCAGATCCCCGTCTCTGCGGTGTCCGGTCCATTGCCGACGTGGACGCGCTTGAGCCGGATGGAGCCGGCAAGGGCGCCACCGGCAAGGATCCCCCAGGACTTCTCTCCCGCCTTCCCATCCAGGCCTTCCGCGGCGGCACGGTGGTAACTGAAGAACCAGGCTGTACGTTCCAGGTTCCAGCCCGGTCCGCCGACCGGGGGAGCGACCTCATCCGGCGAGGCGTCCCGCTTGGCGAGGTCCAGGAGCTGTTCCAGCACCCTTTCGTCGACATCCACCAGGGACACCTCAGGTAAGCGGGACATCCACCCACTCCGTTCCTTCCGGCACCAGGACAGTGCCGCCGGCGGTCAGGACCTGGAGGCGTTCGGCAGCAGCTGTGATGGCGGCGGCCTCGTCCGGCACGGCAATGCGAAGAACCGTGTGCCCGGGACCGTAGCTGGTTCCAGCCATCACGAAGCCCGCGGCGCGCAGGTCGTTCTCCAGCCTGCCTGCCGCCGTATGCGCGACTTCCGCCGAACAGATCCGCAGCCGGCTGCGGCGCACCATCGGCGCCAGGGCCAGCGCCGAGGAGACGGACTCCGAGTAGGCCCGCACCAGGCCGCCGGCGCCCAGCAGGACGCCACCGAAGTAACGCACGACGACGGCACTGACGTCGCTGAGGTCGGCCACCCCGGGGAGTGTCTCCCTTTTGGCCAGGGCCTCAAGCATCGGAAGGCCTGCCGTGCCAGAGGGCTCGCCGTCGTCATTGGAACGCTGGATGTCCCGGTCCGGGCCAATGATGAACGCCGAGCAGTGATGCCGGGCGTCGTGGAACTCGCGGCGGAGGCCTGCCACCAGGTCCCGTGCCGATTCTTCGGTGCCGGCGCGGCGCAGGACGGTGATGAATCGGGAGCGCTTGATCTCGAGCTCGTGGCGGAAATCGGGTCCGGCCGCCAAGGTGGTGTACCCCGTGGCCCTGCTGTCTTCCTCTTGCACCCGGCCCAGTCTAGGCCCAAGTTCCCCTGGCCGGGCAAGGGCTGGAGTAGAGGTTTGGGCTCTGCGATTAAGGATCGATTAAGGCGCCGGCGGGAATCTTGGAACACCAAGACACGGGACCAGCAATAGTATTCCGAACAGCAAAGGGAGCGCGGCCATGAAGCGGGTCGAAGCGTCAAACCGCAGCACGCATCAAACAGGTATACAAAGGAAATCACCGGATTTCTGCCCACGTGGCCGGACTGCGCCGGTGGAAAGCAAGCAGTCTGATGGAGCCAAAAAGAGGAAGCTGTTCCTTTCCACCGCAGCTGTTGCCGCAGCTGGTTTCTCAGGAGTGATGGCCGCGCCGGCAAATGCTTCTTCGACGACGGCGGAGGGCGGGACGGATGTGCAGGCACATTCGATAGCCGCGCCTTACCAGTGAAGAGGAAATCCGCACTCTGCAGCAGCTCGGCGACTTTTTAGGCCCCGGGTGCGGTTGTCCGGATGATTGCCGGCCGGGTCCAGTGCATGGCGCTTCAGGAGACGCACCGTGGACCTGGACCGGGGCCGGGGGATTAGGGTGGTGTGATGCTCAAGATCGGGTTGACGGGCGGCATCGCCTCCGGAAAGTCAGTGGTTGCCTTGCGCCTGAAAGAACGCGGGGCGGTGCTCGTGGATGCTGATGCACTGGCCCGTGAAGTGGTGGAGCCGGGCACCGAAGGCCTGAACCGCGTCGTGGCAGAGTTTGGCCGGGATGTCCTTGGCGCCGACGGCCGGCTTGACCGTCCCAAGCTCGGCGCCCTTGTCTTTGGAGATCCGGCACGGCTCTCAGTGCTGAACCGAATCGTCCACCCCCTGGTCCGGTCGCGGGCGGCGGCTATCGCGGAAGCGGCGGCAGGAGATGCCGTGGTGGTGCAGGACATCCCTCTGCTGGTGGAAACCGGGCAGGGGACCGATTTCCACCTGGTGTTGGTGGTGGACGCGCCGGATGACGTACGGCTGCAGCGGATGCTGGAGCACCGCGGGATGACGCGAGAGGATGCACTGTCGCGGATGGCTGCGCAGGCAACACGGGACGAACGGCTGGCCGCGGCTGACGTCGTCCTGGACAATTCCGGCAGCGTGCAGCACCTGCTGGACCAGGTGGACCGGCTCTGGGACGGCCGGCTGGTGCCCTTCGCCCGCAACCTCGCCGCGGGCAAGCGTGCGCCGAGGAACTGCGGTCCTGTCCTGGAGCCGTATCGGGAGGAATGGGCCAAGGAGGCAGCCAGGATCTCCGCGAGGCTGAAGACCGCGGCCCCCGGGCTCATCCTGGCGGTGGACCACATCGGCTCCACGTCCGTCCCCGGGCTCGCTGCCAAGGACGTCATAGACCTGCAGGTTGCGGTACCCGGCCTGGCCGCTGCAGACAGTGCTGCACCCCTGCTGGCGGCAGCCGGGTTCCCCTTGGTGCCCGGTGCCGGGTCCGATACGCCCAAGCCGACGGCGCCGGATCCCGGGCAGTGGCAGAAACGGTTCCATGCCAACGCGGACCCGGGGCGTCCGGTGAACATCCACGTCCGCGTCGCCGGCTCGCCCGGATGGCGCTATGCGCTGATGTTCCGGGACTGGCTGATGGATAACCCGTCCGCACGCACGCTGTACGCACGGCATAAGGCGGATCTTGCGGGACGCTTTGCCGGCTCGGCGGGCACCAGGGCGTACGCCGAGGCCAAGGAGCCGTGGTTCACGGACGTTGCCTGGCCCCTCATGTCCGCGTGGGCCGAGGAAACCGGGTGGGCGCCGCCGTCGTACGCGCCCTGATGCCGTCCGCGGGCCCCGCGCTGTTCGCCCGTAATGGACGGCCCTCTTAGTGTCGGTGCCCGGTTGTAGATTAGATCCATGAGCCTTGCGCAGGATATCAACCGTGTTGTGGCGCCTTTCGAGGTCATCAGCGAATTCAAGCCCGCGGGCGACCAGCCCGCCGCCATCGCCGAACTGACGGAGCGCATCAAGAACGGTGAAAAGGACGTGGTACTGCTAGGTGCCACGGGTACCGGCAAGAGCGCCACCACCGCCTGGCTGATCGAGCAAGTGCAGCGGCCCACCCTGGTGATGGTCCAGAACAAGACCCTGGCGGCGCAGCTGGCCAACGAATTCCGCGAGCTGCTGCCCAACAACGCGGTGGAGTACTTCGTTTCCTACTACGACTACTACCAGCCCGAGGCCTATGTCGCCCAGACTGACACCTTCATCGAGAAGGACTCCTCCATCAACGAGGAAGTGGAGAGGCTCCGCCACTCCGCCACCAACGCCCTGCTGACCCGCCGGGACGTGATCGTCGTCGCCACTGTGTCCTGCATCTACGGCCTGGGCACTCCCGAGGAATACATCGCAGGAATGGTCACGCTCCGCAAGGGGGCGGAGATGAACCGTGACGACCTCCTCCGGAAATTCGTGTCCATGCAGTACGCCCGCAACGACATGGACTTTCATCGGGGTACTTTCCGCGTCCGCGGGGACACTGTGGAGATCATCCCGATGTACGAGGAACTGGCCATCCGGATTGAGTTCTTCGGGGATGAAATTGAGAATATCCAGACGCTCCACCCCCTGACCGGTGAAGTGATCCGCGACGAAGAGGAAATGTACGTCTTCCCCGCCTCGCACTACGTGGCCGGGCCCGAGCGGATGTCCCGGGCCATCAAGCGGATCGAGGATGAGCTTGCCGATCGGCTGAAGGTACTGGAAAGCCAGAACAAGCTGGTGGAAGCGCAGCGGCTCCGGATGCGGACCATGTACGACCTCGAAATGATGCAGCAGATGGGCTTCTGCAATGGCATCGAGAACTACTCGGCGCACATCGACGGCCGCGCTCCGGGAACTGCTCCGCACTGCCTCCTGGACTACTTCCCGGACGACTTCCTCTTGGTGGTGGACGAGTCCCACGTGACTATCCCGCAGATCGGCGCCATGTACGAAGGCGACATGTCCCGCAAACGGAACCTGGTGGACTTCGGCTTCCGCCTGCCCTCGGCAATGGACAACAGGCCGCTGAAATGGGACGAATTCCTGCAACGCGTTGGCCAGACTGTCTACCTCTCCGCCACTCCGGGCAAGTATGAACTAGGCAAGGCCGACGGCTTCGTGCAGCAGATCATCCGCCCCACGGGCCTCATCGATCCCGAGGTGGTGGTCAAGCCCACCAAGGGCCAGATCGACGACCTGCTGGGGGAGATCAAGGCCCGTACGGACAAGAACGAGCGCATCCTGGTCACTACCCTGACCAAGCGGATGGCCGAGGACCTCACGGACTACCTCCTCGGGCATGGCATCAAGGTGGAGTACCTGCACTCCGACGTTGACACCCTGCGGCGCGTGGAGCTGCTGCGCGAACTCCGGATGGGCCGGTTCGACGTCCTGGTGGGCATCAACCTGCTCAGGGAGGGCCTGGACCTTCCCGAGGTGTCCCTTGTCAGCATCCTCGACGCCGACAAGGAAGGCTTCCTGCGGTCGTCCACGTCCCTGATCCAGACGATCGGCCGCGCTGCCCGCAACGTCTCCGGCCAGGTGCACATGTACGCCGACCGCATCACGGACTCCATGGCGCAGGCCATCGACGAGACAAACCGGCGCCGCGCCATCCAGGTTGCCTACAACACCGAACATGGCGTGGATCCGCAGCCGCTGCGGAAGAAGATCGCCGACATCACGGACCAGCTGGCCAAGGAAGACGCCGACACCCAGGAGCTGCTGAACAACAACCGGCTGGCCAAGGGCGGGAAGCGGAAGTCGGCGGCGAAGGGTGCCGCCCAGGTCCGCAAAGACGGCCTGGCCGCGGCGCCGGCCGAGGACCTGGTGGGCCTGATCGAACAGCTGACGGAGCAGATGCACGGCGCTGCCGCCGAACTGCAGTTCGAAGTGGCGGCCAGGATCAGGGACGAGGTCAGCGAGCTGAAGAAGGAACTGCGCCAGATGCAGGCTGCCGGGCACGCCTGACACAAACATCAATGGGGGACAGGCGGACGGCCCGCCTAGGGTAGAGTTAACGTCACGTAGGGGAGTATCCCGAGCGCTACGATCGTCAACACGCAGGGCATGGTTGCCCCGCCGGGCGTAGCGGGCCGCCGTTTCAGCACCAAGTGCGCAGGCAGGCCGGAGAGACTTACACCGCATCTCTGTACCCTGCGAAAGGCTACCCTGTGCTCGAATTGCCCGTCTGGTTCGAGGTCGGCTCTCTTGTCGCCCTCGGCCTGATTCTCCTGATCGACCTTCTCCTGGTGGTCCGCCGGCCCCATGAACCTTCCATGAAGGAAGCCGGCCTGTGGGTGGCGTTCTACGTCAGCCTCGCCCTCGTGTTCGCCGGCGCCATGTTTGCTTTCACCGGCCCTGAATACGGCGGCCAGTTCGTTGCCGGCTGGGTCACCGAGTACAGCCTCAGCATCGACAACCTGTTTGTCTTCATCATCATCATGGCCCGCTTCTCGGTGCCCCGGAAGTACCAGCAGGAAGTCCTGATGGTGGGCATCATCATCGCCCTGATCCTGCGCGGGATCTTCATCCTGCTCGGCGCCATCGTGATCGAGCAGTTCAGCTGGGTGTTCTACATCTTCGGTGCGTTCCTGCTGTGGACCGCCTGGAAGCAGGCCCAGGATGAAGGCGAAGACGAAGAAGACCGGGAGAACCCGCTGATCGCCAAGA
The Arthrobacter sp. PGP41 genome window above contains:
- the coaE gene encoding dephospho-CoA kinase → MLKIGLTGGIASGKSVVALRLKERGAVLVDADALAREVVEPGTEGLNRVVAEFGRDVLGADGRLDRPKLGALVFGDPARLSVLNRIVHPLVRSRAAAIAEAAAGDAVVVQDIPLLVETGQGTDFHLVLVVDAPDDVRLQRMLEHRGMTREDALSRMAAQATRDERLAAADVVLDNSGSVQHLLDQVDRLWDGRLVPFARNLAAGKRAPRNCGPVLEPYREEWAKEAARISARLKTAAPGLILAVDHIGSTSVPGLAAKDVIDLQVAVPGLAAADSAAPLLAAAGFPLVPGAGSDTPKPTAPDPGQWQKRFHANADPGRPVNIHVRVAGSPGWRYALMFRDWLMDNPSARTLYARHKADLAGRFAGSAGTRAYAEAKEPWFTDVAWPLMSAWAEETGWAPPSYAP
- a CDS encoding GNAT family N-acetyltransferase codes for the protein MSRLPEVSLVDVDERVLEQLLDLAKRDASPDEVAPPVGGPGWNLERTAWFFSYHRAAAEGLDGKAGEKSWGILAGGALAGSIRLKRVHVGNGPDTAETGIWLGRSFRGCGIGSAALRLLLAEARTAGIAAVTARTLAGNPAAQRILAGAGAILTPDDDGTVRAVVALPTD
- the uvrB gene encoding excinuclease ABC subunit UvrB, with protein sequence MSLAQDINRVVAPFEVISEFKPAGDQPAAIAELTERIKNGEKDVVLLGATGTGKSATTAWLIEQVQRPTLVMVQNKTLAAQLANEFRELLPNNAVEYFVSYYDYYQPEAYVAQTDTFIEKDSSINEEVERLRHSATNALLTRRDVIVVATVSCIYGLGTPEEYIAGMVTLRKGAEMNRDDLLRKFVSMQYARNDMDFHRGTFRVRGDTVEIIPMYEELAIRIEFFGDEIENIQTLHPLTGEVIRDEEEMYVFPASHYVAGPERMSRAIKRIEDELADRLKVLESQNKLVEAQRLRMRTMYDLEMMQQMGFCNGIENYSAHIDGRAPGTAPHCLLDYFPDDFLLVVDESHVTIPQIGAMYEGDMSRKRNLVDFGFRLPSAMDNRPLKWDEFLQRVGQTVYLSATPGKYELGKADGFVQQIIRPTGLIDPEVVVKPTKGQIDDLLGEIKARTDKNERILVTTLTKRMAEDLTDYLLGHGIKVEYLHSDVDTLRRVELLRELRMGRFDVLVGINLLREGLDLPEVSLVSILDADKEGFLRSSTSLIQTIGRAARNVSGQVHMYADRITDSMAQAIDETNRRRAIQVAYNTEHGVDPQPLRKKIADITDQLAKEDADTQELLNNNRLAKGGKRKSAAKGAAQVRKDGLAAAPAEDLVGLIEQLTEQMHGAAAELQFEVAARIRDEVSELKKELRQMQAAGHA
- a CDS encoding IMPACT family protein: MQEEDSRATGYTTLAAGPDFRHELEIKRSRFITVLRRAGTEESARDLVAGLRREFHDARHHCSAFIIGPDRDIQRSNDDGEPSGTAGLPMLEALAKRETLPGVADLSDVSAVVVRYFGGVLLGAGGLVRAYSESVSSALALAPMVRRSRLRICSAEVAHTAAGRLENDLRAAGFVMAGTSYGPGHTVLRIAVPDEAAAITAAAERLQVLTAGGTVLVPEGTEWVDVPLT
- the rpsA gene encoding 30S ribosomal protein S1, which translates into the protein MTITSTEKPGTPVVAINDIGTAEDFLAAVDATIKYFNDGDLVEGTVVKVDRDEVLLDIGYKTEGVIPSRELSIKHDVDPGDVVSVGDQVEALVLTKEDKEGRLILSKKRAQYERAWGDIEKVKEEDGVVTGTVIEVVKGGLILDIGLRGFLPASLVEMRRVRDLAPYIGQQIEAKIIELDKNRNNVVLSRRAWLEQTQSEVRSTFLNKLEKGQVRPGVVSSIVNFGAFVDLGGVDGLVHVSELSWKHIDHPSEVVEVGQEVTVEVLEVDLDRERVSLSLKATQEDPWQTFARTHALGQVVPGKVTKLVPFGAFVRVEDGIEGLVHISELAVRHVELAEQVVSVGDELFVKVIDIDLERRRISLSLKQANEGVDADSTEFDPALYGMAAEYDEEGNYKYPEGFDPESNEWLEGYETQRAAWEQQYADAQTRWEAHKKQVAQHAADDAAAATSGESDSGTTSYSSEPAAESNAGAGTLASDEALAALREKLTGN